One segment of candidate division KSB1 bacterium DNA contains the following:
- a CDS encoding sigma-54-dependent Fis family transcriptional regulator, giving the protein MNMSKTDSNLGQVIYNNGQMNLDKTLRKSLKNKDSLESELRNNYHLDSIIGHHPKIVNILKFICQIAKTQATVLIQGETGTGKELVARALHENSDRKDQAFVPVNCAAIPENLMESELFGHQRGAFTGAVQNKKGWFEIANEGTIFLDEVNEMPSSLQIKLLRVLQSKEYHRLGSTEIQKSNARVIAASSGNLKDMVANGSFRKEAFFRLSVIEIDLPSLRERKSDITTLAEYFLDHFSKQYDRKMLKFSKGVLTVFQTYDFPGNIRELEHAIHHAVIVAENDLIQINQLPKSMHIETNRETPKGVSTFKQAKQNAVESFEKEYIIDCLKISMGNITQAAKYAGLHVTNLHSKIKKYNINPYSFKVMPG; this is encoded by the coding sequence ATGAATATGTCTAAAACTGATTCTAACCTGGGGCAAGTTATTTATAATAACGGCCAAATGAATTTAGATAAAACACTGCGAAAATCATTAAAAAATAAAGATTCATTAGAATCTGAATTGCGCAATAATTATCACCTCGATTCCATAATTGGCCATCACCCAAAAATTGTTAATATTCTTAAATTTATTTGCCAGATTGCGAAAACCCAGGCTACGGTACTGATACAGGGTGAAACAGGTACAGGAAAAGAATTGGTTGCACGGGCCCTACATGAAAATAGCGATCGAAAAGATCAAGCTTTTGTGCCAGTGAATTGTGCGGCTATTCCTGAGAATTTAATGGAATCAGAACTATTTGGCCACCAGCGAGGTGCATTTACAGGAGCCGTCCAAAATAAAAAAGGCTGGTTTGAAATTGCAAATGAGGGTACCATTTTTTTGGATGAAGTAAATGAAATGCCCTCCAGTTTGCAGATTAAGTTACTACGTGTTCTCCAATCGAAAGAATATCATCGTCTCGGTAGCACAGAAATACAAAAAAGCAATGCCCGTGTAATAGCAGCTTCATCGGGCAATTTGAAAGATATGGTCGCTAATGGTTCATTTCGAAAAGAAGCTTTTTTTAGACTTAGTGTTATCGAAATAGATTTACCCTCACTTCGAGAGCGAAAAAGTGATATAACTACACTTGCTGAATATTTTTTAGACCATTTCAGTAAACAATATGATAGGAAAATGTTAAAATTTTCAAAGGGTGTATTAACAGTTTTTCAAACTTATGATTTTCCAGGTAACATTAGAGAACTTGAACACGCAATACATCATGCAGTAATCGTTGCGGAAAATGATCTAATTCAAATAAACCAATTGCCTAAAAGCATGCATATTGAAACAAATAGAGAAACCCCAAAAGGTGTGTCCACATTTAAACAAGCCAAACAGAATGCAGTTGAAAGTTTTGAAAAAGAATATATCATCGACTGTTTGAAAATTTCCATGGGGAATATTACACAAGCTGCAAAATATGCAGGATTACATGTCACCAATCTTCATTCAAAAATAAAAAAATATAACATCAATCCGTATTCATTTAAAGTCATGCCTGGTTAA
- a CDS encoding M48 family metallopeptidase codes for MKSTIIYIDGVGLVLFERSLRAKYLNISIKPIHGIRVGIPIGISIKKAEEFVYAKIPWIRKHLKKIELQSKKQKPHSATIDREIAKKTLVSRLVQLAAKHGFQYKKVFIKTQKTRWGSCSSKNNINLNMKLTLLPAELMDYVIVHELVHTRIKNHSKEFWTELDRFVNNARELDRKLKNWSIELF; via the coding sequence ATGAAATCCACCATAATTTATATTGATGGTGTCGGTCTGGTATTGTTCGAGAGAAGCTTGCGAGCTAAATATCTCAATATTTCTATAAAGCCTATCCATGGAATCCGGGTTGGTATTCCAATTGGGATTTCCATAAAAAAAGCAGAAGAGTTTGTTTATGCAAAGATCCCGTGGATTCGAAAACATCTAAAGAAAATTGAGCTTCAAAGTAAAAAGCAAAAGCCTCATTCTGCAACTATAGACCGTGAAATTGCAAAGAAGACATTAGTTTCTCGATTGGTTCAATTGGCTGCAAAACATGGTTTTCAATACAAAAAAGTATTCATAAAAACCCAGAAAACAAGATGGGGGAGTTGCTCGTCAAAAAATAATATTAACCTCAACATGAAGCTGACTCTATTACCTGCGGAATTAATGGATTATGTAATTGTGCATGAATTAGTACATACCCGCATAAAAAATCACAGTAAGGAATTTTGGACAGAATTAGATAGATTTGTTAACAATGCCAGGGAATTGGATCGGAAACTTAAAAATTGGAGTATAGAATTGTTTTAA
- a CDS encoding ABC transporter permease: MLKNYLIIALRNLKKYRAYSWINIIGLAVGMACCILTLLYVQNELSYDKYHENANRIFRLAMRSPGNTYGRGIEGIAKIPGHWGPAAHQDLPEIERSVRFMFFNQTLVSREEKRFYENNGFYTDSTGFAWPR; encoded by the coding sequence ATGCTTAAAAATTATTTAATCATTGCATTGAGAAATCTTAAGAAATATAGAGCCTATTCTTGGATAAATATTATTGGCTTAGCAGTAGGAATGGCTTGCTGTATTTTGACCCTTCTTTATGTTCAGAATGAACTCAGCTATGATAAATATCATGAAAATGCAAACCGAATTTTCCGATTAGCCATGAGAAGCCCAGGAAATACTTATGGGCGTGGTATTGAAGGTATCGCAAAAATACCTGGCCATTGGGGACCGGCTGCGCATCAGGATTTACCGGAAATCGAACGATCGGTTCGATTCATGTTTTTTAATCAGACCTTGGTGTCCAGGGAAGAAAAAAGATTTTATGAAAACAATGGATTTTACACCGATTCTACAGGTTTTGCTTGGCCAAGATAA
- a CDS encoding outer membrane beta-barrel protein: MKKIPLILICSGFIFANLTFAQINVGVIGGFNITDVDVSDVEDNVDTGTRSGYGIGGVLNFSLGPKLKLVFQPMYSQKGAELNITDDPDFFGAVGGITFPLGGN; encoded by the coding sequence ATGAAAAAAATACCACTTATATTAATCTGCTCCGGATTTATTTTTGCAAATCTAACGTTTGCCCAAATAAACGTTGGTGTTATTGGTGGTTTCAACATCACTGATGTAGATGTAAGCGATGTAGAGGATAATGTAGACACCGGCACCCGCTCTGGTTATGGGATAGGCGGTGTTCTTAATTTTAGCTTAGGCCCAAAGCTCAAACTTGTCTTTCAGCCTATGTATTCACAAAAGGGAGCAGAACTAAATATTACCGATGATCCGGATTTTTTTGGTGCAGTGGGAGGAATCACATTTCCGCTGGGTGGAAATTGA
- a CDS encoding alkaline phosphatase family protein, whose product MKVVFLFVDGLGIGRQDKETNPCCFDETGIFQIFQNSRPNFLPFDGISLELDATMGISGLPQSATGQTALLTGINSAQLLGRHLSGFPNKTLREALLKQSLLLKLKKKRKKPAFLNAFRPLFFELEENEILRLSATTIANHAANLPFFTLEDIIQKRAIYQDFTNYDLIEKGFEMPVYTPEEAAEIVAEATNRYDFILYEYFKSDKAGHNQDMPLAIAEIQKLGRFVFDFLNRIDLTETIVILTSDHGNIEDLSTKSHTRNPAMTITWGANKNQIAGKLKSITDLTPAIVFLMDSN is encoded by the coding sequence ATGAAAGTTGTTTTCTTATTTGTAGATGGTCTGGGAATCGGGAGACAGGATAAAGAAACCAATCCTTGCTGCTTCGATGAAACCGGAATTTTCCAAATATTCCAAAATAGTCGTCCAAACTTTCTACCCTTTGATGGAATTTCGTTAGAGTTGGATGCAACAATGGGTATTAGCGGATTGCCCCAAAGCGCAACCGGGCAAACAGCATTATTAACCGGTATCAATTCTGCTCAATTACTTGGCCGGCATCTCAGCGGCTTTCCGAATAAAACCCTCCGGGAAGCATTGCTCAAACAATCTCTTTTATTAAAACTAAAAAAGAAAAGGAAAAAACCTGCATTTTTAAATGCATTTCGCCCTCTTTTTTTTGAATTGGAAGAGAATGAAATTTTACGATTATCCGCAACGACAATCGCTAATCATGCCGCAAATTTACCCTTTTTTACACTAGAAGACATTATTCAAAAACGGGCAATTTACCAGGATTTCACAAATTATGATTTGATCGAAAAAGGATTTGAAATGCCGGTTTATACACCTGAAGAAGCTGCTGAAATTGTTGCCGAGGCAACGAATCGATATGATTTTATCTTGTATGAATATTTTAAATCAGACAAAGCCGGTCATAATCAGGATATGCCGCTTGCAATTGCAGAAATTCAAAAATTAGGCCGTTTTGTTTTCGATTTTCTTAATCGAATCGATCTGACCGAAACGATTGTCATCCTCACAAGTGACCATGGTAATATTGAGGACCTGTCGACGAAATCACATACTCGCAACCCCGCAATGACAATAACCTGGGGAGCAAATAAAAATCAAATTGCCGGGAAGTTAAAATCAATTACAGATTTAACACCTGCAATCGTTTTTCTTATGGACTCCAATTAA
- the era gene encoding GTPase Era: protein MNNNQINDQTKHKAGYVSILGRPNVGKSTFLNQVLGIKLSITSPKSQTTRHRILGIHSSDNFQILFLDTPGMIKPQYLLQEFMMGSVKTAMEDSDLVLFMIEASDKLRMEDELILDGFKSIKKPILILINKIDLVKKGRLLPLIQQISETFESSVIIPISALNKDGLEIVVAEIVARLPESPPYYPPEMLTEHPERFIVSEVIREKIFEFYGEEIPYSTTVVIDEFHEQEGKKDVISAIIFVERTSQKGILIGKNGVALKKIGESARKDIESFLQRPVFLKLWVKVKLRWRRDANAIREFGYGSKLPRK, encoded by the coding sequence ATGAATAATAATCAAATCAATGACCAAACAAAACATAAAGCAGGCTATGTAAGTATTCTCGGTCGTCCGAATGTTGGTAAGTCAACATTCTTAAACCAGGTATTGGGGATTAAACTTTCAATAACATCGCCAAAATCCCAGACGACAAGACATCGGATATTGGGAATACACTCCAGTGATAATTTCCAAATATTGTTCCTGGATACACCTGGAATGATTAAACCACAATACTTGCTTCAGGAATTTATGATGGGTTCCGTAAAAACGGCAATGGAGGATTCCGATCTGGTTTTATTTATGATTGAGGCTTCGGATAAGTTGAGAATGGAAGATGAATTAATCCTGGATGGATTTAAATCCATAAAAAAACCAATTTTGATTTTGATCAATAAAATTGATTTAGTAAAAAAAGGCCGCCTATTGCCTTTGATCCAGCAAATCTCAGAAACTTTCGAAAGTTCGGTAATAATTCCCATTTCTGCTTTAAATAAAGATGGCCTGGAAATCGTTGTCGCAGAAATTGTGGCACGGTTGCCGGAAAGTCCACCCTACTATCCACCCGAAATGTTAACTGAACACCCGGAACGTTTTATCGTTTCTGAAGTGATTCGTGAGAAAATTTTTGAATTTTATGGAGAAGAAATTCCTTATTCAACCACTGTAGTGATTGATGAATTTCACGAACAAGAAGGGAAAAAAGACGTCATTAGCGCAATCATTTTTGTTGAAAGAACCAGCCAAAAAGGAATTCTGATCGGCAAAAATGGTGTGGCGTTAAAGAAAATTGGTGAATCCGCACGTAAAGATATTGAATCTTTTTTACAGCGTCCGGTATTTTTAAAGTTGTGGGTTAAAGTAAAACTAAGGTGGCGAAGAGACGCAAATGCTATTCGTGAATTTGGTTATGGTTCAAAACTTCCCAGAAAGTAA
- a CDS encoding sensor histidine kinase, translating into MQTEFYETKGKFKGILLGIALIIIVGLLYYTDKMVDDLRDESRNILQYYAGFYASAAAETNSDVSFIFEEIIKRTYFPIIHTDQQKNPLAWKGIGDIDSQKTPENLEYVNRIKERMSTVANPIPIEYVDATHGNQILGYLYYGDSTTINRLRWLPYIQIGLVTLFILVGFIGFSTIKKSEERFLWVGMAKETAHQLGTPLSSLMGWIEIIRERSYNRPKTIKVIEEMELDADRLRKVAERFSQIGSQSDLKPHDVNKILTTVSTYMCRRIPQMNKKIRIEDELQDIPTIPINVDLMEWVFENLVKNAVDSINHDQGLIRIISGMSDKKGYNIYVDIIDNGRGIANKNKDDIFRPGFSTKKRGWGLGLNLAKRIVEEYHNGRILLKETGPETGTTMRVYL; encoded by the coding sequence ATGCAGACTGAATTTTATGAGACTAAGGGAAAATTTAAGGGTATCCTATTAGGGATTGCCCTCATAATCATCGTGGGATTATTGTATTACACGGATAAGATGGTCGATGACCTTCGCGACGAATCCCGTAATATCTTACAATATTATGCTGGCTTTTACGCCAGTGCAGCTGCAGAAACAAATTCAGATGTCAGTTTCATTTTTGAAGAAATCATAAAACGCACCTATTTCCCAATTATACATACTGATCAACAAAAAAACCCACTAGCCTGGAAAGGAATAGGAGATATTGATTCGCAAAAGACACCTGAAAATCTTGAATATGTTAATCGCATCAAGGAAAGAATGAGTACAGTTGCCAATCCTATTCCAATTGAGTATGTAGATGCAACCCATGGCAATCAGATTCTGGGTTACCTCTACTATGGAGATTCAACCACAATTAACCGTTTGCGCTGGCTGCCTTATATTCAGATTGGTTTGGTAACCCTATTTATTTTGGTGGGTTTTATTGGATTTAGCACCATTAAAAAGAGCGAAGAACGATTTCTATGGGTAGGTATGGCAAAGGAAACCGCCCATCAGCTCGGGACGCCGCTTTCCTCTTTAATGGGATGGATCGAAATAATTCGTGAAAGATCTTACAATCGCCCAAAAACGATAAAAGTTATTGAAGAAATGGAACTGGATGCTGACCGTCTCAGGAAAGTAGCGGAGCGGTTCTCTCAAATCGGCTCACAATCAGATTTAAAGCCCCATGACGTAAATAAAATATTGACCACTGTGTCGACGTATATGTGTAGACGAATTCCACAAATGAATAAGAAGATCAGAATTGAGGACGAGTTGCAAGACATTCCAACCATACCTATAAACGTCGATTTGATGGAATGGGTATTCGAAAATCTTGTCAAAAATGCAGTTGATTCCATCAACCATGACCAGGGTTTAATCCGGATTATTTCAGGCATGTCTGATAAAAAGGGTTACAATATTTATGTAGATATAATTGACAATGGACGAGGAATCGCAAATAAAAATAAAGATGATATTTTCAGACCAGGGTTCAGCACCAAAAAACGGGGTTGGGGTTTAGGTTTAAACCTAGCAAAACGTATTGTGGAAGAATATCATAATGGTAGGATATTGCTTAAAGAAACCGGGCCGGAAACAGGTACTACAATGAGAGTTTATTTGTAG
- a CDS encoding dephospho-CoA kinase gives MGKIYSSSVKRSKPLVGVTGIIGSGKTTVSRLFGKLGAAIFDADVAARKSTEDVEIISRIGETFGNQIFDSNGILDRKKLANIVFSSESKLRQLNSIVHPHVRKQMWNFVEVQQELAEVALIIIDSPLIYETDLYTHLDFIVVVSSDIEACIQRVQQRNGLSREEIQDRLSRQIPLEKKIKRADFNIDNNNQVKSLNKHVQSVFTNIMRKWESNAD, from the coding sequence TTGGGGAAAATTTACAGTAGCTCGGTGAAGAGAAGCAAACCTCTGGTCGGTGTTACGGGAATCATTGGCAGCGGAAAAACTACGGTCAGTCGGTTATTCGGAAAGTTAGGCGCAGCAATTTTTGATGCAGATGTTGCAGCCCGTAAATCAACTGAAGATGTGGAAATAATTTCGAGAATTGGAGAAACTTTCGGCAACCAGATTTTTGATTCCAATGGAATCCTGGATCGGAAAAAACTTGCCAATATCGTTTTTAGCAGCGAAAGCAAACTTCGACAATTAAACAGCATAGTTCATCCTCATGTAAGAAAACAAATGTGGAACTTCGTCGAAGTTCAGCAAGAATTGGCGGAAGTTGCGCTGATCATCATTGACTCTCCTTTAATCTATGAGACCGATCTATATACCCATCTCGATTTCATAGTGGTTGTTTCGTCAGATATAGAGGCGTGTATTCAACGCGTACAACAACGCAATGGCTTAAGCCGGGAAGAAATTCAAGATAGGCTTTCTCGCCAAATTCCACTTGAAAAAAAAATAAAAAGAGCGGATTTTAATATAGATAACAATAACCAGGTTAAAAGTTTGAATAAACACGTTCAATCCGTTTTCACAAACATTATGAGGAAATGGGAGTCAAATGCAGACTGA
- a CDS encoding DUF1343 domain-containing protein gives MDKWLTAILTLLFFAACGTTENKPVILGIDRLVEEFSPLIEGKRIGLITNPSGVSSSLQSDIDLLYADGRFELTALFGPEHGVRGDVMAGHKIADDKDPKTGVPVYSLYGKTFKPTPEMLVNVDILLFNIQDIGIRPYTYIYTMSRAMEAAKEQNIPFVVLDRPNPLGGTLVEGAVLKPEFKSGIGLYPIPYIHGMTVGELAKLFNEEFEINCELTIVPMKNWRRNMIFQETGLTWIPTSPHVPHPETCFYIAATGGFGELETLSPGVGTPQPFELCGAPWIDGENLANVMNELDLPGVYFRPLFFRPYYLRFVQERCGGVQLHIRDYKKFKPIDTEIRLLAAIRDLFPEHDYFDESNRTASFDRAYGTDQVRKALIAGKSADEILASWQEELEEFMKVRQKYLIYD, from the coding sequence ATGGACAAATGGCTCACAGCAATTCTAACGCTACTATTCTTTGCTGCTTGCGGAACTACGGAAAACAAACCTGTCATTCTCGGAATCGACCGATTGGTGGAAGAATTCTCACCCCTGATAGAAGGAAAAAGAATTGGATTGATTACCAACCCATCAGGCGTCAGCAGTTCTTTGCAATCCGACATCGATTTGTTGTATGCGGATGGCAGGTTTGAGTTAACCGCCCTGTTTGGACCGGAACATGGCGTGCGTGGAGATGTCATGGCTGGTCATAAAATTGCAGACGATAAAGATCCAAAAACAGGAGTGCCGGTTTACAGCTTGTATGGAAAAACCTTCAAGCCAACTCCCGAAATGCTTGTAAACGTCGATATCCTTCTTTTCAACATCCAGGATATCGGCATTAGACCCTATACTTATATTTACACGATGTCCCGGGCAATGGAGGCTGCCAAAGAACAAAATATTCCCTTCGTTGTGTTAGACCGTCCGAATCCGTTAGGGGGGACTCTAGTCGAAGGTGCCGTTTTGAAACCCGAATTCAAATCAGGAATCGGACTTTACCCGATCCCATATATCCACGGCATGACAGTTGGAGAATTGGCCAAACTATTCAATGAAGAGTTTGAGATTAACTGTGAGCTAACAATTGTTCCCATGAAAAACTGGCGACGAAATATGATTTTTCAGGAAACCGGTTTAACCTGGATCCCAACTTCACCGCATGTTCCCCACCCCGAAACCTGCTTTTATATTGCCGCCACAGGCGGATTCGGTGAATTAGAAACCTTGTCTCCCGGGGTTGGAACACCCCAGCCTTTTGAATTGTGTGGCGCACCCTGGATCGATGGTGAAAACCTGGCAAATGTTATGAATGAATTGGACCTTCCGGGTGTGTATTTCCGGCCGTTGTTTTTCCGGCCATATTACCTTCGTTTTGTTCAGGAGCGCTGCGGCGGTGTGCAATTGCATATCCGGGATTATAAAAAATTTAAACCGATAGATACGGAAATCCGGCTGCTTGCTGCAATCCGGGATTTATTTCCTGAGCATGATTATTTCGATGAATCCAACCGAACAGCAAGTTTCGATCGTGCCTATGGTACTGACCAGGTTCGAAAAGCGTTAATTGCGGGTAAATCCGCTGACGAGATTTTGGCTTCCTGGCAGGAAGAGCTGGAGGAATTTATGAAGGTTCGCCAGAAGTATTTGATTTATGATTGA
- a CDS encoding Zn-dependent hydrolase, which produces MSKHLGLLFTLLIFGFACSQYEGPNMKRFDDPEFIQSKLKKYAPVELRVAKYELNENQLNILKHLVKAAQAIDDIFWQQSYSQSLSMRQELINSTKAVDKDYLHFLKINYGPFDRQDNENPFIGIAEKPPGAGFYPEDMTKQEFEQFVQDHPDLKDQFYLLNTIIKRENASLVAVPYEQEYRANLEVASNHLQLAAEMTSDSLFKKYLNLRADALLSGEFFNSDMVWMELVENELDIVIGPIETYEDQLLGLKASYEGIVLIRDMKETERMDKYVKSMNQLEYRLPVPRMFKKASVAQQAPIGVFNTIFTSGDANLAVKSIAFSLPNDERVRELKGARTVQEKNIILAKYEKILVPIAARVLADEILPFVDGDAFFTNTLLHELAHPLGLNYVRGKNGVTVREALKETYSPIEEAKADIVGLFNVGYFVLIGVLPSDFEQKAYVTFIASIFRSVRFGATEAHAKANMIAFNYLVNEKAILFDPATKRYNINFKRMRNAVKKLAADLLMIEGDGNYEKASQWLADLATIPAETQAIIDGLSDIPVDLEFIFDASLFE; this is translated from the coding sequence ATGAGCAAGCATTTAGGATTACTTTTCACTCTCCTGATATTTGGATTTGCATGCAGTCAGTATGAAGGTCCAAATATGAAAAGGTTCGATGACCCTGAATTTATCCAATCGAAATTAAAAAAATATGCACCTGTAGAATTGAGGGTTGCAAAATATGAACTGAATGAAAATCAACTCAATATTCTAAAACACTTAGTGAAGGCCGCCCAGGCCATCGATGATATATTTTGGCAGCAGAGTTATAGCCAGTCCTTGTCAATGAGACAAGAGTTAATCAATTCGACCAAAGCAGTCGACAAAGATTATCTGCACTTTTTGAAAATCAATTATGGCCCATTCGACCGGCAGGATAATGAAAATCCATTTATCGGAATTGCAGAGAAGCCGCCTGGCGCCGGATTCTACCCTGAAGATATGACTAAACAGGAATTCGAACAATTTGTACAGGATCATCCTGATCTGAAAGATCAATTCTATTTATTAAATACTATAATCAAAAGAGAAAATGCATCTCTGGTTGCTGTACCCTACGAACAGGAATATCGTGCCAATTTGGAAGTGGCTTCTAATCATCTTCAACTGGCAGCTGAAATGACATCCGACAGTTTGTTTAAAAAATATCTAAACTTACGTGCCGACGCTTTATTGTCAGGTGAGTTTTTTAACAGCGATATGGTCTGGATGGAATTGGTGGAGAACGAACTGGATATTGTGATTGGCCCTATAGAGACTTATGAAGATCAACTACTTGGCTTGAAAGCGTCTTATGAAGGGATCGTGTTGATTCGAGATATGAAAGAAACTGAACGAATGGACAAATATGTAAAATCGATGAATCAACTTGAATACCGGTTGCCCGTACCCAGGATGTTTAAAAAAGCAAGTGTGGCACAGCAAGCTCCTATTGGAGTATTCAATACAATCTTTACTTCAGGCGATGCGAACCTGGCGGTGAAAAGTATAGCATTCTCACTGCCTAATGATGAACGAGTGAGAGAGTTAAAAGGTGCGCGCACAGTTCAGGAAAAAAATATAATCCTGGCTAAATACGAGAAAATACTCGTACCAATAGCCGCTCGTGTTTTGGCCGATGAAATTCTGCCATTCGTTGACGGTGATGCATTTTTCACCAACACCCTTCTTCATGAATTGGCCCATCCGTTGGGTTTGAATTATGTCAGAGGGAAAAATGGGGTAACCGTACGTGAAGCGCTAAAAGAAACCTACTCGCCCATCGAAGAGGCAAAGGCAGATATCGTAGGACTGTTCAATGTGGGTTATTTTGTTCTAATTGGCGTACTCCCTTCTGATTTTGAGCAGAAGGCTTATGTAACATTTATCGCATCTATCTTTCGCTCAGTTCGATTCGGGGCCACTGAAGCCCATGCAAAAGCAAACATGATTGCGTTTAACTACCTGGTGAATGAAAAAGCCATCTTATTTGATCCCGCAACTAAACGCTACAATATTAATTTCAAACGAATGCGAAACGCTGTGAAAAAGCTAGCGGCCGACCTGCTGATGATCGAAGGTGATGGCAATTATGAAAAAGCAAGCCAATGGTTGGCTGATTTGGCGACCATCCCTGCCGAAACCCAGGCCATCATAGATGGGCTTTCTGATATTCCGGTTGATTTGGAATTTATATTTGATGCGAGTTTGTTTGAGTGA
- a CDS encoding DUF350 domain-containing protein encodes MFQDLLQTYLINFTYVILKALFFAIACFLAWRLFDWLEPLDIRVEIAEKHNIGLAIMIAALFLGLAYVIGQI; translated from the coding sequence ATGTTCCAAGACCTTCTGCAAACTTACCTGATCAATTTTACATATGTCATTCTAAAAGCTCTTTTCTTTGCAATTGCATGTTTCCTTGCCTGGCGTTTATTCGATTGGCTTGAACCGTTGGATATTCGCGTAGAAATTGCTGAGAAACACAATATCGGTCTGGCTATTATGATAGCTGCTCTTTTCCTGGGTTTGGCTTATGTTATCGGCCAGATATAG
- a CDS encoding transglycosylase SLT domain-containing protein yields MLSARYSYLFFLTFFISCSGFENSQDLSEFVEETTDSDSLQTGTGESQIYSQLLLSRRRISPYDHIIKKYSRRYGFDWRLIAAQIFVESRFEVQARSGKGAIGLMQLMPGTAKYLGADVLKLLLPEQNIALGCFYDRKLFQLWRDKEGTNRLAFTLASYNAGRFRILRAENKAGKSGYWSKVKNYVPLETRNYVGRIFGKYVEYKKKYF; encoded by the coding sequence ATGTTATCGGCCAGATATAGTTATTTGTTTTTTTTGACTTTTTTTATTTCATGCTCAGGTTTTGAAAATAGCCAGGATCTTTCTGAATTTGTCGAGGAGACAACAGATTCAGATTCATTACAGACCGGAACAGGAGAATCTCAAATATACTCTCAACTTTTATTATCACGAAGACGGATTTCTCCTTATGATCACATTATAAAAAAATACAGCCGGAGATATGGCTTTGATTGGCGGTTGATTGCCGCGCAAATATTTGTCGAAAGCCGGTTTGAAGTCCAGGCACGTAGTGGAAAGGGCGCCATCGGATTGATGCAGTTGATGCCGGGCACTGCAAAATATTTAGGGGCGGATGTGCTAAAGTTGTTATTGCCGGAACAGAATATTGCACTGGGATGTTTTTATGATAGAAAATTATTTCAACTCTGGAGAGATAAGGAAGGTACTAATCGTCTTGCATTTACACTTGCAAGTTATAATGCGGGCAGGTTTCGGATTTTACGGGCAGAAAACAAAGCCGGAAAATCCGGTTATTGGAGCAAAGTAAAGAATTATGTACCATTAGAAACGAGAAATTATGTAGGCCGCATATTCGGCAAATATGTTGAATATAAGAAAAAGTACTTTTAA
- a CDS encoding T9SS type A sorting domain-containing protein, which translates to MIKNPATEIRYQLPINTHVKIEILNLLGQKIITLIDELQSAGNCTIKWVGKYENGDIASSGIYLYRLKTTDFEQVKK; encoded by the coding sequence TTGATAAAGAACCCGGCTACAGAAATTCGATATCAACTTCCGATTAATACCCATGTAAAAATTGAAATTCTTAATCTGTTAGGTCAGAAAATAATTACTCTCATTGATGAACTTCAGTCTGCTGGAAATTGCACGATTAAATGGGTCGGTAAATATGAAAATGGCGATATTGCAAGTTCAGGAATCTATTTGTACCGATTAAAAACCACTGATTTTGAACAAGTGAAAAAGTAA